Proteins found in one Chaetodon auriga isolate fChaAug3 chromosome 12, fChaAug3.hap1, whole genome shotgun sequence genomic segment:
- the wnt3a gene encoding protein Wnt-3a, translated as MIYLGCFLLLCGLTHVMASYPIWWSLAVGQQYSSLGTQPILCGSIPGLVPKQLRFCRNYVEIMPSVAEGVKIGIQECQHQFRGRRWNCTTVNDNLAIFGPVLDKATRESAFVHAIASAGVAFAVTRACAEGSATICGCDTRHKGPPGEGWKWGGCSEDVEFGSMVSREFADARENRPDARSAMNRHNNEAGRMSLNDNMFLKCKCHGLSGSCEVKTCWWSQPDFRVIGDYMKDKYDSASEMVVEKHKESRGWVETLRPKYNYFKPPTERDLVYYESSPNFCDPNPETGSFGTRDRVCNLTSHGIDGCDLLCCGRGHNTRTEKRKEKCHCIFHWCCYVSCQECMRVYDVHTCK; from the exons ATGATATACCTTGGatgtttcctgctgctctgtgggctTACGCATGTCATGGCAAGTTATCCCATCTGGTG GTCACTAGCTGTGGGCCAGCAGTACTCATCACTGGGCACTCAGCCTATCCTCTGTGGCAGCATCCCGGGTCTGGTGCCCAAGCAGCTGCGTTTCTGCCGGAACTATGTGGAAATCATGCCCAGTGTGGCTGAGGGGGTGAAGATTGGCATCCAGGAGTGCCAGCACCAGTTCAGAGGCCGACGCTGGAACTGCACCACAGTCAATGACAACCTGGCCATTTTTGGGCCAGTGCTGGATAAAG CCACTCGAGAGTCAGCATTTGTTCATGCTATTGCCTCGGCGGGAGTGGCATTTGCGGTGACCCGTGCCTGCGCTGAGGGTTCAGCCACCATCTGCGGATGTGACACACGCCACAAGGGCCCCCCTGGTGAGGGATGGAAGTGGGGTGGCTGCAGCGAGGATGTTGAGTTTGGGAGCATGGTGTCCCGGGAGTTTGCTGATGCGAGGGAGAATCGCCCTGATGCGCGCTCAGCCATGAACCGTCATAACAATGAAGCAGGAAGAATG TCCCTCAATGACAACATGTTCCTGAAGTGTAAGTGCCATGGGCTCTCAGGCAGCTGCGAGGTCAAGACGTGCTGGTGGTCTCAGCCTGACTTCCGAGTTATTGGTGACTACATGAAGGATAAGTATGACAGCGCGTCAGAGATGGTGGTGGAGAAACACAAGGAGTCCCGCGGATGGGTGGAGACCCTGAGGCCCAAGTACAACTACTTCAAACCCCCAACAGAGCGAGACCTGGTTTATTATGAAAGCTCACCCAACTTCTGTGACCCCAATCCCGAGACCGGCTCCTTTGGCACCCGTGATCGCGTCTGCAACCTGACGTCTCACGGCATAGACGGGTGTGACCTCCTCTGCTGCGGCAGAGGTCACAACACCAGGactgagaagagaaaagaaaagtgcCACTGCATTTTCCACTGGTGCTGCTACGTCAGCTGTCAGGAGTGCATGAGAGTCTACGACGTGCACACCTGCAAATAA